The Gadus macrocephalus chromosome 3, ASM3116895v1 DNA segment ATGATCTTGTCCTTGGCCTGGCTCTATCACTTGTGTTCCCGGGCTTGTACCTTTTCCTTCAGACCACTCTGTACCTATGGGGTTTTTCAATTGGCCTCATGATGGTGGGCAAGCCCCTCATCCAGTGCAGCCTCTGCGTGGAGCGCTATCTGGCCGTGTTGCAACCCCACACGTTCCTCCGCTACAGGCCTCTGCGTTAccgggcggccatcttggctctgaTCTGTCTAGTGATCACAGTGTTTTGCTGCCTAGAAATGGCCCTCTGTGGGACTTTAAGCAAACACATCTATGTTCTCGATCATTTCTTTGCCGCCGAAATGCTGCTACTTTTGTTGGTGGACTTGTTCTGCTGCCTCTGCATCCTTAATGCTCTTCACCGGCAGAGGGTGGGGGACGGGGGTCCGGGGTGCGACAGACTGAAACAGAGAGCCTTTAACATCGTCGCTAGCATTCAGGTCCAAATGATGTGCTCCTACATGCCGCCCATACTCGGAGGTACCATAGACTATCTCCTAGAGAACGACCACTACTGTCTGTGGAACACAATGAGCGCCTGCTTTATTCTGTGTTCTTCCTGTGTCTATTCCCTCCACAAAGTATGGCCCGACATTCAAGCCTGTGTACGCAGAGTGAGAACAGCAATTAAACCTGCGGTATGTGAGCGTTCACATTAGCCCTTTCGAGTGGCTTGAGTGGAAGCTACTGTTAGAGCTATATATTTATCAGACACCAGTTACTGTCAATATTCTGGTCCACCTTTGGAGCAGAATGAAACCGTTTGTAGACAAACATTCCCTGGATGGATTGACTCGTAGGTGGGCAGATTCTTTCTTGCTTCTAGTTGGAGTAAATAGTAATAGGAAAGGTTTAAGGATATGCCAATTTGGCTATTTTCTTTCTAGAGTCTGTTATTTTCAGACCCATGTAGACCCACCTACCTCTCATGGATATTGAGAGCACGGGCAAAGTGTGcgcaagcagacagacaggtaggccatcAAATCATTTAATTCGGGCCGAACAAAATGATTGGACGGCCGTATTACAGGTCTGTGAGACCCATAGATTCCAGACCCTTTAGTCATTTATTCAGAGCATTTCATGTATTGATTGTCAAATATGACAAAATGTGTAACTAAAATAAATTGTCTAAGCTGGCTGTTGTGAAATAATGGACATATGCAGCATCAACTCTGATTCAGCAAATAATTCAAAGAAATCCAGTAAATTGGAACATTGATATCATTGTCATAACTCTTACAAATGGAAAACGCATATCCCGGACCAATAACGGCAAAGGTCCAACCTTGAGAGTTGATGTTGCAGACTGCAGGTTTGGTTCCACATGTATGAAGCAGTACTCTCATTTTAGAAAATAGCGAGTGTGACAGCATCCCTTTGATTTCAACAATCATCATTTAAGAAGACAGTCAGCCATGACTCAGAAATAGTacaatgtttaaatgtgtgcaTAAATTATTATTGCCCAAAATGGACCTACACAAAACTATTGATGTACATCATAGAAATCGTGCATTAAAGAGACCACATGTTAAGTTGGGTGCTGGTATGATATCTTCATAATTTGAATGCCCAGAATGTTCGGTTAATATAATGATTTAAAGATCTCATGTTACACTAAGTCATAACATTATTTTCTGTGTCTTGAGCACATATCATTACAATTGACCATCAGGGGTAAGGCAGTTTATTGCTTTACCCCTGATATTATTATGCTAATTGTGGTCATTGTTGCTTGGTGATGAGCTGTGGGCAGAACATCCACATGATCCTACAACAGCAAATTCATCAAATTcctcaaaaacaaacacaaacatgtttcatcaaattgttattttaaatTACTGATCTCTTATAGCCTGTGGCAaggccggccctgaccaatttggttCCCGAGGCAAGGTTTAAGACCCTTGCACCCGGGGCAGGGCGTGTTGCAGGAGGCAGTCTGATACTGGGGGGGATGGGTTCAGATGAAGTGGGTGGTCCGGGGGTCCTTCCCCAGGGAATGTTGACCATAAAACACTGCACAGATATATGCCTTTTCTGCATCCATTGATTGTgaaaatgtctttatttatgtaaagggaaacaacaaaTTGGTTCTTTTGCCGTGTTGCAGCTCATTTCCACACCAATAACTCTCTTCCTACACTCCTACATGGCTTGATGCCTTTGGCATGTTCTGTATtttagaaacaaaaaaaaacacacaaaatataaacaatattagaGAAACAAATTATGAAAAAATGAATTGTTAATACAATATGAATAAGTTATGTATGAATAAGGGCTTTTTTGTAATATTTCAAAATGATAAAGCATATACAAAAATATTAACATAGCTTTAAATTGTAGTAAAATAGTCAAAGTTCATCCATAGGGGCAGAAATGTCACTGTAACAAACAAATGTCCCTCATGGGTTTAATGAATGTCATTAGTTATCTTATACATGAAACCCAACTGACTACAAATATATGGTACACACGcgtgcgcgcacgcacgcacgcacgcacacacgcacacacacacacacacacacctgcatgtcAATAGCAATCCAGATTTAAGCTCCGTTCCGCTCCAGCACCCTGAACTCCGGGGGCGTGGGTATTTTCTCACAGATCCACCTCAGCCGGATGGAGCAGTCGTAGTCGTTGAAGCCGCTGAAGTTAGCCAAAGCGTGGATCTCTCCACAGTCCTCCCCGCCCGCGTTGTCGGGCTGCCCCGGGGCCCAGTAGTGTCTGGACCGGGACAAGAGGAGAGCACAGGAAACATAGTCCCTATAGGTTTAACCCCATACAGTGCACTGTAGGCCTGGAGGGAGTCCAACGGCAGGACGTGTTATATGTGTTGTGTCGTGCAGGAATTATTGTGCATAAGTTGTATACTTCTTTTATGGGGCATTATGGGTATTAAGAAGTGCACTATATTCACACTTTATTAGCTCCTAATATTACAGGATGTAATGTCGTCTCTCCTTCACACTAAAGAAACAGCATCAATGACAGTCGTACCTGTCGAGGGTAACTAATGTTCCATCCAACCAGCGCCACGAGCCCTCCTTCCTCAGGTCAGTCATCCCGATCCACGCTGCTGTGGGATCTCTGGCCAGCCTCGTCACAATGGCCTGTTGGCCACAGCAAAGCCACAATGCATTGTATTGGGTGTGTTCGTTGATACGATTCAGGATGATATtattgacacacacatatatatactgtatgtgtgtatgtatatatatatctatctatactagtgctgtcaagcgattaaaatatttaatcgcattaatgtcatagttaactcatgattaatcgcgagcaatcgcgattaatcgcaaatgttttttctatgctaaatatcccttgatttctttgtcccattaatttttctcattttaatgctcttatcaacatggagaagtgcatcggcttgccttgtgcaaatgtttttttatcgataacaacattggcatacactgatcaaaacaggacggtacaaaaaaaatgcctatagtgcaattaaacgatgaacatacaaacatactgccttgaacatagcagtcaggctactgcttctttgttttgagccaaagaaaaataaatttgcgttaatcgcgcgataaaaaaattatggcccttttcccaccctggtgGTGTTTACGAGGTGAATAAACCATCCTAAGTTGAGCctgctttgtgtgttgtgtcgttTTATCTTTCCAACTTggtggcgtggaaaccccacatcCACTGGCCTGCTACAATATGAACACACAGTTGAAGACATTTAGTTCATACCGTACAGAGAAGGATAAAGCGTGTTCTCTACCAGTTCCTCTTTGTCGTTGACGATGACAAGCTGAGCCCCGCGCTCCAGGCAGTCCGTGCGGCCCGTGTTCCAGCTCCCCCGCACTCTGGAGACGTAGTAGCTACCGCTGCTGAACATCTGCCAGCTTGTGTGACACCATGTTGGCCTGTCTATTTCACACACCACAGGAACATTGCtccaacaaaacacacaaccctCGCATCACAGCGCAACCCATGCCATTGAGTCATAACCAAGAAAAAATACGTTGCTAAACATGGAACAGCACGGCATTAGAACACACACCCGACCTATATTGGAAAAAACGTAGGGTGTTTGTATATTTCATATGTCATGTCAAGACATATTTTTTTCGAAATATTTAAAAGCTCTGACCTTTATTAAATCCCCATCCACCTGACTCACAGGTCAGGTTTGGGAAGGCCGTCTCTGGGGAGTCTCTGGGCCCGTTCAGGTGGACCCTAAGAGTGATGTTGAGGAGAGCTTGGAGCATACAGAGCAGGCCGAGGTTGAGGAAGGCCAGGTGCAGGTGTCTTTctgcagggaaacacacacggGTTACTTCATAGTCAATCTTCAAAAAACGGATGACAACCGTTCAATTGGTCAATAAATTCCTTGTTCAACTGTTTACACAAAAAGAAAACgcaacacagaaagacagacagacagacgtaaagagagagagtaccTACTTGAGTTTGCGGTATAATCTGGCCCAAACACTTCGGTTTGGTTCCCTGAATATGACTGGTATGCGCTGGTCTCGACATGCATCTCGATATCACCTGAGCGCTGCGACATGGCCGACAATAATCACCAGCTCTCTCCTCGCAGACTGAGGCGATCTGCAGGCTCACTCAGAAGAAGACGAAATTTCCTGTGATCAACCTTCCTGTTTCTGACACGTGTGACGACTTCAGACTCTGTCATTTTCACTCAAGGCCTGAGGTTGAATTAGGTCCGCATTACTAAAATATGCTGTGTATTCTATAAGCTATGAGGCTCATTTGGTATTCAGATCATtatcaaataatatatttataatgtatataatgtatataatatattcagGCCAGGGTTTTTCGATGCTGATCCTCGCCATACTCTGGGGCCTCACCATGGGGTCCGCAGAAGAACCAGCTCAGCTTCATGGCCCCACAGAACGCGTGGCCTTTGGTTGGGATCTCGCCTCCATTCACTTTGTATTGGACGTGTGCCGTGATGGACGCGTGCCGGACACGTGCTGGTGTCCGGTTAACTTAATGCAAATGAATGCTCGTCATTCAGTGAGTACTGGCGGACCATACTGGCTCATTTCCTTGTTTTAAGGACTTGAGTGAACAGACGTTTACTGCAaccattttcttttcttattgTTTTAACTATTTGAACAATCTGACCAGGCTTTTTTGGCAGAGGCTGAAAGTGGATCTGCAGCAATGAATAGTGATTATAGTAAGGTCAATTTTTACTCTCAGATGCCATTATTATGCAGATGTGTATTTTGGTGAGGTCACGGAGGTAATGGAAGACTGCCAACGAGCCATTTCAGGTAGCTCAGGAGACGTGTTTCTGTGGGAGTCCTCCTTTGGCGTGAACTAACCACTGACTAAAGGAAAGGGAAAACCCCAAAAGCTAAATATGACCCCTTTAGGGGGACATTACACAAATGCTCCTGCATGAGGCCACTTGTGTGCGTCACATTAAACATAAAGTAAGGAAGACACCAAAACCCCTTAGATTAAACTTTATTAGACATGTAGATCAGGCAATGCTAACACATCAAGATTTTTCTCACAGATCCAGAAAATAATTTTTAAACACGGTGCGAAATTCCATCCATCCAGTCTGCAAAGCTCAACACAGTCTTCCCCTTCTGTTTTGGTTCCCCCTCCATTAGTTGGTTCACCGTTCTTCCAGTACCTGAAAAATGTTTAAT contains these protein-coding regions:
- the LOC132453804 gene encoding CD209 antigen-like protein C, encoding MSQRSGDIEMHVETSAYQSYSGNQTEVFGPDYTANSKRHLHLAFLNLGLLCMLQALLNITLRVHLNGPRDSPETAFPNLTCESGGWGFNKDRPTWCHTSWQMFSSGSYYVSRVRGSWNTGRTDCLERGAQLVIVNDKEELAIVTRLARDPTAAWIGMTDLRKEGSWRWLDGTLVTLDRHYWAPGQPDNAGGEDCGEIHALANFSGFNDYDCSIRLRWICEKIPTPPEFRVLERNGA